The following proteins come from a genomic window of Flavobacterium eburneipallidum:
- a CDS encoding peptidylprolyl isomerase, whose product MENGIYAKFNTAKGSVLVKLTHDLTPGTVGNFVALAEGNMENRIKPQGTKFYDGLNFHRVIPDFMIQGGCPQGTGTGDPGYKFDDEFHPSLKHDRPGVLAMANSGPGSNGSQFYITHVPTSWLDGKHTVFGHVIEGQDVVDAVAQGDKLETLEIIRVGDEAKNWNAIEAFVSLKGARLKKLAALKAESEAKMEQLAAGFEKTESGLRYQFIQRGEGKKAEAGKTVSVHYEGSLESGKVFDSSYPRKKPIEFKLGIGQVIEGWDEGIALLKVGDKARFVIPSDLGYGPSGAGGVIPPNAILIFDVELMDVK is encoded by the coding sequence ATGGAAAACGGAATATACGCTAAATTCAACACCGCAAAAGGTTCAGTTTTAGTTAAACTAACACACGATTTAACGCCAGGAACAGTGGGTAACTTTGTAGCACTTGCTGAAGGAAATATGGAAAACAGAATAAAACCTCAAGGAACAAAATTCTACGATGGTTTGAATTTTCACAGAGTAATTCCTGATTTCATGATTCAGGGTGGTTGTCCACAAGGAACTGGAACTGGAGATCCTGGATACAAATTTGATGATGAATTTCACCCAAGCTTGAAACACGATAGACCAGGAGTTTTGGCTATGGCCAATTCAGGACCTGGATCTAATGGTTCACAATTTTATATCACACATGTACCAACTTCTTGGTTAGACGGAAAACATACTGTTTTCGGTCACGTTATCGAAGGACAAGATGTGGTTGATGCAGTAGCTCAAGGCGATAAATTAGAAACTCTTGAAATTATCAGAGTGGGTGATGAAGCTAAAAACTGGAATGCTATCGAAGCTTTTGTAAGTTTAAAAGGAGCTCGTTTGAAAAAATTAGCGGCTTTAAAAGCAGAATCTGAAGCCAAAATGGAACAACTAGCTGCAGGGTTTGAAAAAACAGAAAGCGGTTTGCGTTACCAATTCATTCAAAGAGGTGAAGGTAAAAAAGCAGAAGCAGGAAAAACAGTTTCAGTACATTATGAAGGTTCATTAGAAAGCGGAAAAGTTTTTGATTCATCTTATCCAAGAAAAAAACCAATCGAATTCAAATTAGGAATTGGTCAAGTAATCGAAGGCTGGGACGAAGGAATCGCTTTATTGAAAGTAGGTGACAAAGCTCGTTTTGTAATTCCATCTGATTTAGGATACGGACCAAGTGGTGCTGGAGGAGTAATTCCACCAAACGCTATTTTGATTTTTGACGTAGAATTAATGGACGTAAAATAA
- a CDS encoding cupin domain-containing protein, translating to MQTFGASKEFIKDNEFEWEVVGEGIKRKIMGYDDSIMMVNVLFDKGSIGTPHEHYHSQVTNVAKGAFEVTIGGVTKVMKEGDCFYIPPHVIHGVVCIEDGLLIDVFSPIREDFMQKMTY from the coding sequence ATGCAAACTTTTGGCGCAAGTAAAGAATTTATAAAAGACAACGAATTCGAATGGGAAGTTGTTGGCGAAGGTATCAAACGTAAAATCATGGGTTATGATGACAGCATCATGATGGTTAATGTTCTTTTCGATAAAGGATCAATAGGAACACCACACGAACACTATCACTCACAAGTAACCAATGTTGCCAAAGGAGCTTTTGAAGTAACCATTGGTGGCGTGACCAAAGTAATGAAAGAAGGCGATTGCTTCTATATTCCACCTCATGTAATTCATGGTGTGGTTTGCATAGAAGATGGATTGTTGATTGATGTTTTTAGTCCTATTCGAGAAGATTTCATGCAGAAAATGACCTATTAA
- a CDS encoding TonB-dependent receptor: protein MDKKIKLKGDRVIEQIPSTKDKALRINLNGNIYGTFAEIGAGQETVRHFFRAGGSSGTIAKATSAYDKDFSDVIYGIEADGRYVTESRLKKMLSHEVNLIEKRLSRAKHPDKMFFSYANTVATIDFAKQFKGHGWVGIRYQLEPDEAYNDIILHIRFKETDVRLQQETLGVLGVNLIYGAYYKYDDPKKFLRYLYDHLDKDQLEIDTINFSGPRFANVDNRLMSLQLVKNGMTDAVIFDPQARNVLPAAILYKKNILTLRGSFRPVTKVNMDMYKESLKMFLNENKVDEKNTLVIFEITLSNLRSDGEIDEKDFMDRAELLCSLGQTVMISNFQEYYKVVEYFSNYTKARMGLAMGVNNLVDIFDEKYYRHLSGGILEAFGKLFYRDMKVYLYPMLDENKEIMNSENLKVHPRTKELYKFFKFNGKVVDITNFAPETLEVFSREVLKMIGTNKPGWETMLPPGVSEIIKKKSLFGYNPNSLMESNS, encoded by the coding sequence ATGGATAAAAAGATAAAACTCAAGGGTGACAGAGTCATCGAACAAATTCCCTCTACTAAAGATAAAGCACTTCGTATCAACTTAAACGGAAACATTTATGGCACTTTTGCCGAGATTGGTGCTGGTCAAGAAACCGTTAGACATTTTTTCAGAGCAGGAGGTTCTTCAGGAACCATTGCCAAAGCAACATCAGCTTACGACAAAGATTTTAGCGATGTTATTTATGGAATTGAAGCTGATGGAAGATATGTAACCGAAAGCCGTCTTAAAAAAATGCTGTCTCACGAAGTTAACCTAATCGAAAAAAGATTAAGCCGAGCCAAACATCCTGATAAAATGTTTTTCAGTTACGCCAATACAGTTGCTACAATTGACTTTGCAAAACAATTTAAAGGTCATGGCTGGGTAGGAATTCGATACCAATTAGAACCTGACGAAGCCTATAACGATATAATTCTGCATATTCGTTTTAAAGAAACTGATGTGCGATTGCAACAAGAAACATTAGGAGTTCTTGGTGTAAACTTAATTTACGGTGCTTATTACAAATATGATGATCCTAAAAAATTCCTACGCTATTTATACGATCATTTAGACAAAGATCAACTAGAAATAGACACCATCAATTTTTCTGGACCACGTTTTGCTAATGTTGACAACCGTTTGATGAGTTTACAATTAGTAAAAAACGGAATGACCGATGCCGTAATATTTGACCCTCAAGCCAGAAACGTCCTTCCTGCTGCTATTTTATACAAAAAAAATATTCTTACCTTAAGAGGAAGTTTCCGACCTGTAACCAAGGTAAATATGGACATGTATAAAGAATCCTTGAAGATGTTCCTGAACGAAAACAAAGTCGATGAAAAAAACACCTTGGTTATTTTTGAAATCACATTATCAAACTTGCGTTCGGACGGAGAAATTGATGAAAAAGATTTTATGGATAGAGCCGAATTGCTTTGTTCATTAGGACAAACTGTAATGATTTCGAATTTCCAAGAATACTATAAAGTCGTTGAATATTTCTCTAACTATACCAAAGCAAGAATGGGATTAGCCATGGGAGTAAACAATTTAGTAGATATTTTTGACGAGAAATACTATCGCCATTTGAGTGGTGGAATTCTAGAAGCCTTTGGTAAGTTATTTTATCGAGATATGAAGGTATATTTATATCCAATGCTGGATGAAAACAAGGAAATCATGAATTCCGAAAATTTAAAAGTACATCCAAGAACGAAAGAATTATATAAATTTTTCAAATTTAACGGTAAAGTAGTTGATATAACCAACTTTGCTCCAGAAACATTAGAGGTTTTTTCTCGTGAAGTTTTAAAAATGATTGGAACCAACAAACCTGGATGGGAAACCATGCTACCACCCGGAGTATCCGAAATCATTAAGAAAAAATCACTTTTTGGATACAATCCAAATTCATTAATGGAATCAAATAGCTAA
- a CDS encoding NADP-dependent isocitrate dehydrogenase: protein MTSKAKIFYTLTDEAPLLATYSFLPIVQAFTATSNIEIETRDISLAGRILSNFTEFLKDDQKTGDALAELGKLATSPEANIIKLPNVSASVPQLKAAIAELQSHGYAVPNFPEDAQTDAEKEIKAKYSKVLGSAVNPVLREGNSDRRAPKAVKNYAKANPHSMGAWSSDSKTKVASMESGDFYGSEKSVTLADATDVKIEFVAKDGSTTVLKASTPLKAGEIIDSSVLNVNALKSFVAKTIQEAKEQNVLLSVHLKATMMKVSDPIIFGAIVEVYFAAVFEKYATLFAELGVDTRNGLGDVYAKIAGKPEQAEVEAAINQAIENGPALAMVNSEKGITNLQVPSDVIVDASMPAMIRTSGQMWNKDGKLQDTFAVIPDRCYAGVYTATIDFCKKHGAFDPTTMGSVPNVGLMAQKAEEYGSHDKTFQMKADGVVRVVDVNGNVLMEQAVEAKDIFRMCQAKDAPIQDWVKLAVNRARLSSTPAVFWLDENRAHDRELIVKVQKYLKDYDTSALDIRILNPVAATEFTLERIIKGLDTISVTGNVLRDYLTDLFPILEVGTSAKMLSIVPLMNGGGLFETGAGGSAPKHVEQFIEEGYLRWDSLGEFLALGASLEHLGQTLDNSKAIVLSETLDEANDKFLATDKSPARKVGQIDNRGSHFYLAFYWAQALAAQTKDAELKAIFTPIATEFEANEAKINAELIGAQGKAQTIGGYYQPTPELVSKAMRPSETFNTILAKIA, encoded by the coding sequence ATGACATCAAAAGCAAAAATTTTTTACACTCTTACAGACGAGGCTCCTTTACTAGCAACCTACTCTTTTTTACCAATTGTTCAGGCATTTACTGCTACTTCAAATATCGAGATTGAAACCAGAGATATTTCTCTTGCGGGAAGAATCTTGTCTAACTTTACAGAATTTTTAAAGGATGACCAAAAAACTGGAGATGCTTTAGCAGAACTTGGAAAATTAGCTACTTCACCAGAAGCTAATATCATAAAATTACCAAACGTATCTGCCTCTGTACCACAATTAAAAGCGGCTATTGCTGAATTGCAATCACACGGTTATGCTGTACCAAACTTCCCTGAAGATGCTCAAACGGATGCTGAAAAAGAAATAAAAGCTAAATATTCTAAAGTTTTAGGATCGGCTGTAAACCCGGTTTTACGTGAAGGAAACTCGGATCGTAGAGCTCCAAAAGCGGTTAAAAACTACGCTAAAGCCAACCCTCATTCAATGGGAGCTTGGTCTTCTGACTCAAAAACCAAAGTTGCTTCAATGGAAAGTGGTGATTTTTACGGAAGTGAAAAATCAGTTACTCTTGCAGATGCTACAGATGTAAAAATAGAATTCGTTGCTAAAGACGGTTCAACTACTGTTTTGAAAGCAAGTACTCCTTTGAAAGCTGGTGAAATCATTGACAGTTCAGTATTGAACGTGAATGCTTTGAAATCTTTTGTTGCTAAAACTATCCAAGAAGCTAAAGAACAAAACGTATTGCTTTCGGTTCACTTGAAAGCTACGATGATGAAAGTTTCTGATCCAATTATTTTTGGTGCTATTGTAGAAGTTTATTTCGCAGCTGTTTTCGAAAAATATGCTACTTTATTCGCTGAATTAGGTGTTGACACTAGAAATGGTTTGGGTGATGTTTATGCTAAAATTGCTGGAAAACCAGAACAAGCAGAAGTAGAAGCTGCTATCAACCAAGCTATCGAAAACGGACCAGCATTGGCAATGGTAAATTCTGAAAAAGGAATTACTAACCTGCAAGTTCCTTCAGATGTAATTGTTGATGCTTCAATGCCAGCAATGATCCGTACTTCTGGGCAAATGTGGAACAAAGACGGAAAATTACAAGATACTTTCGCTGTTATTCCAGACCGTTGTTATGCTGGTGTTTATACCGCTACAATTGATTTCTGTAAAAAACACGGTGCTTTTGACCCAACAACAATGGGAAGTGTTCCAAACGTAGGTTTGATGGCACAAAAAGCAGAAGAATACGGATCTCACGACAAAACTTTCCAAATGAAAGCTGACGGAGTGGTTCGTGTTGTGGATGTTAACGGAAACGTTTTAATGGAACAAGCAGTTGAAGCAAAAGATATTTTCAGAATGTGTCAGGCAAAAGATGCTCCTATTCAGGACTGGGTAAAATTAGCTGTAAACAGAGCGCGTTTGTCTAGTACCCCTGCAGTATTTTGGTTAGACGAAAACAGAGCACACGATAGAGAATTAATTGTGAAAGTTCAAAAATACTTGAAAGATTACGATACATCTGCTTTAGACATTCGTATTCTTAATCCGGTTGCTGCAACTGAATTTACATTAGAAAGAATCATAAAAGGTCTGGATACTATTTCTGTAACAGGAAACGTATTGCGTGATTATTTAACAGATTTGTTTCCAATTCTTGAAGTTGGAACTTCAGCAAAAATGCTATCTATCGTTCCGTTGATGAATGGTGGTGGTTTGTTTGAAACGGGTGCTGGTGGATCGGCTCCAAAACACGTGGAGCAATTTATTGAAGAAGGCTATTTACGTTGGGATTCATTAGGTGAATTCTTGGCATTAGGCGCTTCTTTAGAGCATTTAGGACAAACATTAGACAATTCAAAAGCGATTGTTTTATCAGAAACATTAGACGAAGCAAATGATAAATTCCTAGCTACTGATAAATCTCCTGCTCGTAAAGTAGGTCAAATTGACAATAGAGGTTCTCACTTTTATTTAGCATTCTACTGGGCTCAAGCTTTGGCTGCTCAAACAAAAGATGCGGAATTGAAAGCGATTTTCACTCCTATCGCTACTGAATTTGAAGCGAACGAAGCAAAAATCAACGCTGAATTAATTGGAGCACAAGGAAAAGCACAAACTATTGGTGGTTATTACCAACCTACTCCAGAATTAGTTAGCAAAGCGATGCGTCCAAGTGAAACATTCAATACTATTTTGGCAAAAATTGCATAA
- a CDS encoding DUF4249 family protein has product MKNIKLFITILIASLSTTSCEEVVDVDLNTADPKLVIDASIKWEKGSNGRIQKIKLTTTTDFYTDIIPAATGATVTVTNTTSSTPISYLFIENGQTGEYVCSNFAPVLNNDYTLTVAYKGQTYTSTSKLMATPIIEKTEQSIKPGFDGKDVYEIKFYFKDNANETNFYLVAAKSGKIAFPEYGVLSDEFFQGNLMFAIYQGEDLKTGDIIDYSVQGITEKYNNYMNKLISIAGDNRNGPFAVPQAAAIRGNIINTTNPDDFPLGYFHLSEIDSDSYTIK; this is encoded by the coding sequence ATGAAAAACATAAAACTATTCATAACCATATTAATAGCATCATTAAGTACAACAAGTTGCGAAGAAGTTGTTGATGTTGATTTAAACACTGCTGATCCAAAACTAGTCATTGATGCATCGATAAAATGGGAAAAAGGTTCTAATGGAAGAATTCAAAAAATTAAATTAACCACTACTACCGATTTTTATACCGATATAATTCCAGCAGCAACAGGAGCTACCGTTACAGTAACCAATACTACTTCAAGCACTCCTATTTCTTATTTATTCATTGAAAATGGACAAACTGGCGAATACGTGTGTAGTAATTTCGCTCCAGTACTCAATAATGATTATACCCTTACCGTTGCCTATAAAGGACAAACATACACATCCACTTCTAAATTAATGGCTACTCCAATAATTGAAAAAACAGAACAAAGTATAAAACCTGGTTTTGATGGTAAAGACGTTTATGAAATCAAATTTTATTTCAAAGACAATGCAAACGAAACTAATTTTTATCTAGTTGCAGCCAAAAGTGGTAAAATAGCTTTTCCTGAATATGGAGTGCTTTCTGATGAGTTTTTTCAAGGAAATTTGATGTTTGCTATTTACCAAGGCGAAGATTTAAAAACAGGAGATATTATTGATTATAGTGTGCAAGGAATAACCGAGAAATACAACAATTATATGAACAAACTAATTAGTATTGCTGGAGATAATAGAAATGGCCCATTTGCAGTCCCACAGGCAGCTGCCATCCGAGGAAATATAATCAATACTACTAATCCTGATGATTTTCCTTTAGGTTATTTTCATCTCTCTGAAATTGATTCTGATAGTTATACAATTAAATAA
- a CDS encoding alpha/beta hydrolase encodes MNLSLEYLIREPKIKLDKNPLLLLIHGYGSNEEDLFSFATELPDEYYIVSARAPYDMQYGSYAWYAINFDADQNKFSDNDQARSSRDVIAQFIDELAANYPIDSQNVTLIGFSQGAILSYAVALSHPEKVQKVVAMSGYINLEIIEENYLKNTFSNLKIFTSHGTVDQVIPVEWGRKAKPFLENLGINSTYKEYPIGHGVSPQNFYDFKNWLLS; translated from the coding sequence ATGAATTTATCTTTAGAATACCTCATCAGAGAACCCAAAATAAAATTGGATAAAAATCCTCTTTTACTATTAATTCACGGTTACGGAAGCAACGAAGAAGATTTATTTTCTTTCGCTACAGAACTTCCTGACGAATATTATATTGTTTCGGCTCGTGCTCCATACGATATGCAATACGGAAGTTATGCTTGGTACGCCATCAACTTTGACGCTGATCAAAACAAATTTTCCGACAACGACCAAGCTAGAAGTTCCAGAGATGTAATTGCTCAATTTATTGATGAATTAGCCGCAAATTATCCTATTGATTCTCAAAATGTAACTTTAATTGGGTTTAGCCAAGGTGCTATTTTGAGTTATGCTGTGGCGCTTTCTCATCCTGAAAAAGTGCAAAAAGTAGTAGCTATGAGTGGTTATATTAATCTGGAAATTATAGAAGAAAATTATTTAAAGAATACATTTTCAAATCTTAAAATATTCACTTCTCACGGAACTGTTGACCAAGTAATTCCTGTGGAATGGGGAAGAAAAGCAAAACCTTTTCTGGAGAATTTAGGCATCAATTCGACTTATAAAGAATATCCGATTGGTCACGGGGTTTCTCCTCAAAATTTTTATGACTTCAAGAATTGGCTACTTTCTTGA
- a CDS encoding MBL fold metallo-hydrolase has protein sequence MKVYFLGTGTSQGIPIIGSNHPVCLSADLKDKRLRVSVWIHWENHSYVIDCGPDFRQQMLASNCQKVDGILYTHEHADHTAGLDDIRPFNFKQGEMPIYAHQRVMDNLKMRFDYVFKTENRYPGAPSVKTIEVVNNHPFAIGNKMAIPVTVMHGDLPVFGYRIDDFAYLTDVKTIEKDEITKLKNLKVLVVNALRETPHDTHFNLQEALDFIALIQPEKAYLTHISHLMGFHEEVQKRLPENVFLAYDNLEITL, from the coding sequence ATGAAAGTATATTTTTTAGGAACAGGAACATCACAAGGAATCCCGATAATAGGAAGCAATCATCCCGTTTGCTTAAGTGCTGATTTAAAGGATAAAAGACTTCGGGTTTCGGTTTGGATTCATTGGGAAAATCATTCTTATGTCATAGATTGTGGTCCTGATTTTAGACAGCAAATGTTGGCTTCCAATTGTCAAAAAGTAGATGGAATTTTATATACTCACGAGCATGCTGACCATACTGCGGGTTTAGACGACATTCGCCCTTTTAATTTTAAGCAAGGCGAAATGCCAATTTATGCCCATCAACGAGTAATGGATAATCTCAAAATGCGATTCGACTACGTTTTTAAAACCGAAAATAGATATCCCGGTGCACCTTCTGTCAAAACGATTGAAGTAGTCAACAATCATCCGTTTGCAATTGGAAATAAAATGGCAATTCCAGTTACTGTAATGCACGGAGATCTTCCTGTTTTTGGCTATAGAATTGATGATTTTGCTTATTTGACCGATGTAAAAACCATTGAAAAAGACGAAATTACCAAATTGAAAAATCTAAAAGTATTGGTTGTAAATGCCTTGCGAGAAACACCTCATGATACTCATTTTAATTTGCAAGAAGCCTTGGATTTTATAGCATTGATTCAACCTGAAAAAGCTTATCTTACTCATATTAGTCATCTTATGGGATTTCATGAAGAAGTACAAAAAAGACTTCCAGAAAACGTTTTTCTGGCTTACGATAATTTAGAAATTACTCTTTAA
- the rplS gene encoding 50S ribosomal protein L19, whose product MADLLKFVQDEFVTRKDFPVFGAGDTITVFYEIKEGEKTRTQFFKGVVIQRRGSGNTETFTIRKMSGAVGVERIFPVNLPALQKIEINKKGAVRRARIFYFRELTGKKAKIKDKRR is encoded by the coding sequence ATGGCAGATTTATTGAAATTCGTTCAAGACGAATTCGTAACAAGAAAAGATTTCCCTGTATTTGGAGCTGGAGACACAATCACAGTTTTCTATGAAATTAAAGAGGGTGAAAAAACAAGAACACAGTTTTTTAAAGGTGTTGTTATTCAAAGAAGAGGTTCTGGAAACACAGAAACTTTTACTATCCGTAAAATGTCAGGTGCAGTTGGTGTAGAGCGTATCTTCCCAGTTAACTTGCCAGCTTTGCAAAAAATTGAAATCAATAAGAAAGGTGCTGTACGTAGAGCTAGAATTTTCTACTTCAGAGAACTTACTGGTAAAAAAGCTAAAATTAAAGATAAAAGAAGATAG
- a CDS encoding cytochrome c, whose protein sequence is MKTKLIVLTLTGLFIASCSSKKTAAVPEKPKEVVLTPELIEGKNLYGTSCVKCHKLYEPTAYSKEEWKPILVRMQKKARLDDVKMASITNYIHSQL, encoded by the coding sequence ATGAAAACGAAACTAATTGTACTAACACTAACAGGGCTTTTTATCGCTTCTTGTTCCAGCAAAAAAACAGCTGCAGTACCTGAAAAACCCAAAGAAGTGGTCTTAACTCCAGAACTGATTGAAGGAAAAAATTTGTATGGAACTAGCTGTGTCAAATGCCACAAACTCTATGAACCTACAGCATACAGCAAAGAAGAATGGAAACCCATTTTAGTTCGAATGCAGAAAAAAGCTCGTTTAGACGATGTAAAAATGGCTTCTATCACTAATTATATTCATTCACAATTATAA
- a CDS encoding iron chaperone, translated as MKINMETNFQNIDEYISIQTPEVQILLEQMRQTIQKAAPEAEEVISYKMPAFKYHGMLVYFAAYKKHIGFYATPTGHSEFEKELSVYKQGKGSVQFPLSQPLPLDLIARIVKFRIDENLQKKSI; from the coding sequence ATGAAAATAAATATGGAAACCAACTTTCAAAACATCGACGAATACATTTCCATTCAAACTCCAGAAGTTCAAATTCTTTTGGAACAAATGCGTCAAACCATACAGAAAGCTGCTCCCGAAGCCGAAGAAGTCATTAGTTATAAAATGCCAGCCTTCAAATACCACGGAATGCTAGTGTATTTTGCGGCTTATAAAAAACACATTGGTTTTTATGCCACACCAACTGGTCATTCGGAATTCGAAAAAGAATTATCCGTTTACAAACAAGGGAAAGGTTCGGTTCAATTTCCGTTATCACAACCATTGCCTTTGGATTTAATTGCTAGAATTGTAAAATTTAGAATTGATGAAAATTTGCAAAAGAAGTCCATTTGA
- a CDS encoding TonB-dependent receptor produces the protein MISKKIIALSLFFLVTFSSFSQEKFTLNGTISDTRSNETLIGVNIGAKDTKLFTTTNEYGFYSLTLPKGEYEIVISYVGFATVSEKISLNQNTKRNFSLTESGQELKEVVINSEKTTANIRKPEMSVNKLSIAAIKKMPVVMGEVDVIKSILFLPGVTNAGEGQSGFNVRGGGADQNLILLDEATIFNSSHVFGFFSVFNPDAIKDLKLYKGGIPSKFGGRASSVLDIYQKDGNSKEFHVNGGIGLISSRLLAEGPIVKDKGSFLVAGRGSYAHLFLKLADNDNSAYFYDLNTKLNYKLNPNNNLFLSGYFGRDLFTLSESFTNTYGNATLNLRWNHLFSDKLFSNLSLIYSDYYYGLTLDFIGFNWDSGIKDYNLKYDFKHYLSNTIKLNYGFNSTYYEFNPGTIEPNNEDSSINFRQLDIKYAFENAIYFEAEHILTDKLAINYGLRYSTFNRLGSSTVNLYENNQPVYYDSDLKIYEKATPISATFYKKNKTIASYNNLEPRLSAAYELNKNQSIKASYNRMAQYLQLVSNTASPTPLDVWTPSDTYIKPQIADQVALGYFNNFKEGTYTLEVESFYKTIKNRMDYIDGADLIANEAIEQVVLNGEMRSYGLEILLRKNTGKFNGWIAYTLSKSQQRTPGRTPDEIGINNGNWYRSAYDKLHNLAVTANYNLSEKWNFGGNFTLQSGQPVTYPNGQYIYQGIVIPSYGERNGNSLPMYHHLDISATYTPKPEKKKGWQSEWVFSIYNIYNQQNAASISFRQNAETGVNEAIKLSIFGAVPSVSYNFKF, from the coding sequence ATGATTTCAAAAAAAATTATAGCCTTAAGCCTGTTTTTTTTAGTAACTTTTTCCTCATTTTCACAAGAAAAATTTACCCTGAATGGAACTATTTCTGATACCAGAAGCAACGAAACACTAATCGGAGTAAATATTGGTGCTAAAGACACTAAACTATTTACAACCACCAACGAATATGGTTTTTACTCCTTGACTTTACCTAAAGGAGAATACGAAATCGTAATCAGTTACGTTGGTTTTGCAACTGTTTCAGAAAAAATTTCGCTAAATCAAAACACCAAAAGAAATTTTTCACTCACTGAATCGGGTCAAGAACTAAAAGAAGTAGTTATCAATTCTGAAAAAACAACTGCTAACATTCGTAAACCCGAAATGAGCGTGAATAAACTTTCTATTGCAGCAATCAAAAAAATGCCTGTGGTAATGGGCGAAGTGGATGTCATCAAATCTATTTTATTTCTTCCAGGAGTAACCAATGCTGGCGAAGGACAATCCGGATTTAATGTTCGTGGTGGTGGTGCCGATCAGAATTTAATTCTTTTGGACGAGGCCACGATTTTCAATTCCTCGCACGTTTTTGGTTTTTTCTCCGTATTCAATCCCGATGCTATCAAAGATTTAAAATTGTACAAAGGCGGAATTCCTTCTAAATTTGGGGGTCGTGCCTCTTCTGTTTTAGATATTTATCAAAAAGATGGCAATAGCAAAGAGTTTCATGTCAATGGAGGAATTGGCTTAATCTCTAGCCGACTTCTCGCCGAAGGACCAATTGTAAAAGACAAAGGTTCGTTCTTGGTTGCAGGTCGTGGTTCGTATGCTCATTTATTTTTGAAATTAGCTGATAATGATAATTCGGCTTATTTTTATGATTTGAATACCAAGCTAAATTACAAACTCAATCCTAACAACAACTTATTTCTTTCAGGCTATTTTGGGAGAGATTTGTTTACTTTGAGCGAAAGTTTTACTAATACTTATGGAAATGCTACACTAAACTTGAGATGGAATCACCTTTTTAGTGACAAATTATTCTCTAATTTATCACTCATCTACAGTGATTATTACTATGGGTTAACTTTAGACTTTATTGGATTCAACTGGGATTCAGGTATAAAAGATTACAATTTAAAATACGATTTTAAACATTATTTATCCAATACCATAAAACTAAATTACGGTTTTAATTCTACCTATTATGAGTTCAATCCAGGAACAATAGAACCTAACAACGAAGATTCGAGTATCAATTTTAGACAATTAGATATAAAATACGCTTTTGAAAATGCCATCTATTTTGAAGCTGAACATATTCTAACCGACAAATTAGCTATCAATTACGGACTACGATACAGCACATTTAATAGATTAGGCAGTTCAACAGTTAATTTATACGAAAACAATCAGCCAGTATATTACGATTCAGATTTGAAAATCTACGAAAAAGCAACTCCAATTAGTGCTACTTTTTACAAAAAAAACAAAACCATTGCAAGTTATAACAATCTGGAACCGCGCTTGTCTGCAGCTTATGAGTTAAATAAAAACCAATCAATAAAAGCCAGCTACAATCGCATGGCACAATATTTACAATTAGTTTCAAACACTGCTTCACCTACTCCACTCGATGTTTGGACACCAAGTGATACCTACATCAAACCACAAATTGCAGATCAAGTAGCTCTTGGTTATTTCAATAATTTTAAAGAAGGAACCTATACTTTAGAAGTCGAAAGCTTTTATAAAACCATCAAAAACCGAATGGATTATATTGATGGTGCTGATTTAATTGCTAACGAAGCCATTGAACAAGTTGTACTAAATGGCGAAATGCGTTCCTATGGTTTAGAAATTTTACTACGAAAAAATACAGGTAAATTCAATGGATGGATTGCTTATACTTTATCCAAATCACAACAAAGAACTCCTGGCAGAACTCCTGACGAAATTGGGATTAATAACGGCAATTGGTATCGTTCTGCCTATGATAAATTGCACAACCTTGCCGTTACTGCCAATTATAATTTAAGCGAAAAATGGAATTTTGGAGGAAACTTTACACTACAATCAGGACAACCAGTAACCTACCCTAATGGTCAATATATATACCAAGGAATAGTTATACCAAGCTATGGAGAAAGAAATGGCAACAGCCTCCCTATGTATCACCACTTGGACATTTCGGCAACCTACACTCCAAAACCTGAAAAAAAGAAAGGATGGCAAAGCGAATGGGTTTTTAGTATTTATAATATTTATAACCAACAAAACGCAGCCTCCATCAGTTTCAGACAGAATGCTGAAACTGGCGTTAATGAAGCTATAAAACTATCTATTTTTGGAGCAGTGCCTTCTGTTTCATACAATTTTAAATTCTAA